DNA sequence from the Gopherus evgoodei ecotype Sinaloan lineage chromosome 3, rGopEvg1_v1.p, whole genome shotgun sequence genome:
CAGGGGCTCATGATGATACAGATAATAACGactgaggcattcagatacttCTCTGGCTCCCATTATGTAGCATCATAGATAGGGTATGACCTAGGACAACTACGAACCTGACGGTTTTAAACTTTGCTCCTAGCCTGCGTGCCACTTGGTTAGCAGCTGGATCTGCCTTTTCACAGAAGCAGCAGTTTGCTCAAACGCATGTGCCATCTAGTGAATTTCTGGGCAACTGCAACGTACATGACCCACAGACATGCGAAACGCAGCAGGAAACATATTTGTATCGCGGGAGCACCAATTAAGATGGGTGCCCCATTGCGCTAAGCGGCGTACGAACACATAGCGAGAGAAAGTCCGTGCATCatagagcttacattctaaatagactCACATGGGGTCTGCACTTAAGAAGGTTGCTGAATCATACCCCTGATACAGCTGTGTCCACAAAAGCCCTAACATAGACGCAGTTATAATggcaaaaacattttgtttgcctATAGTGCTTATTTCATTCGGAGATCTAATATAAGCTACATTGGTTACACTTTTGCTGATATAAACTGCATCTCCACGACGAGGCTTTGCTGGTGCAGTTCTGTTAGCAAACCCCTTCTATTGTAAGCAAGGCCTAACACACAGAGAGTGGGAGAAAGGTATTCGGGGTGTTACACTTTAGGGAAGGTGTGGATAAGCTGGAGAGAGTCCATAGAAGAGCAcgttcctcaatctgctggcaatactccttatacggcccaaaatgccattagccttcttgacaacaagggcacactgttgactcatatccagcttctcattcactgtaacccctaggtccttttctgcagaactgctacctagccactcaattctagtctgtagcagtgcatggaattcttccatcctaagtgcaggactctgcatttgtccttgttgaacctcatcagatttcttttggcccaatcctctaatttgtctaggtctctctccttcctatccctaccttgccgcgtatctaccactccttccagtttagtgtcatctgcaaacttgctgagggtgcagtccatgccatcctccagatcagtggtccccaaccttttccgagTGGTGGGTGCCGAATAATGAGCCACCGAGGACCGAggccagcggacaagcatccgccaaaatgtcGCCGAGAAGCAGTGGCATCAAGAGACGTCGCTGCCGAAAatcggcatttcagcagcgatgtctgcttttctgaagtccagggtccgtattctgctactctcctttcttccttttttcaggatcctgaactcaaccatctccgcctcccaggttcccatccacttttgcttctcctactaattcttccctgtttgcgaGCAGCAGGTAAAGacgagctctgcccctagttggttcctccagcatttgcaccaggaaattgtcccctacacttcccAAAAACTTCCTAGATTGTTTGTGCACTGCTGTActgcataggcgccgactccgtgggtgctccggggctggagcacccacggggaaaattggtgggtgcatccaccagcagccaagctccccaacCCAGCTCACCTCACCTTCGCCTTTGCCTCCTCCCTTGAGTGCGCCACATCCCCGCTTCTCCTCCCTGTCCAAtagggaagaggttggaatgggggtggggcaggggtagagttggggcggggccgggggtgGGTCAATCATCCACAGGCACCCggagaagttggcacctatgctatATTGCGGTCCCAGCAGATattggggtgattgaagtcccccgtgagaaccagggcctgtgatctagtaacttctgttagttgcctgaagaaaggCTCGTCCACCTCTTCATATCCCTTAAAATAGTTATAGCGGTATGAAAATTGTGCGTAGACCAGTATTCAATTCCTCATTTCTTAGTCTGCCCACGTATTCACTATTTTTCTCTGGTTTTCTTTGAAACATCTATGACGTAAACTGAATTCCCTGCTCACAGCTTTTTATGGGCGACTAGAAGCAGAATTGAAAAAGGCCCGTTTCCTGTCCCTGGTTTATTGAAGTTACTGATATTAACCTCAAGAGCCACCACAAAGGCAGGAAAGCATCCTTTCAATTTAGATTATTGCTGCCACTGCAGCTCCAGTGAGTCAACCTTTGTGCGTTAACTGTGAGTGTGGACAGAACCAAGAGAGAGTGATGGGAAACTATTACGCAATTCCGCAACCACAGAGTTCGTCGGAAAGTTCAGCACCTGCCACAGAATTGTGCAGCAAAATTTAAGCTTGCATTAAAACGAACATACACCCACCCCatgaggcctgattctccccaGCCTTTCACCATGTGCAGTTTTCTATACCTGTGCAAGGTAAGGGTGTGTCTACCCTATGAGCCTATGACAGCCAAGCTCCACAGTGTAGACACAGGTTACACCACCTCCCCACATGCCATTAGCCACTCAAAAGCAGCcctcttccatcaacatagccaCATCCACGCTGGGGTTTTTGGTGGTATATCTATGTCCGCCAGGGATGTGCTGATGTAACTTTTTTGTGTAGACCAAACCTAACTGTAAGGTGTTCTCACAATTTTCTGATTTGGCAGCACCTTACACTCTGCATAGGAATAAGCTGCAAAACAGAACCAAGAAGAGCTGCTACTCTTGAAGTACAAAAAACAGGGAGAACGGGGATGTTCCTGAGCCCATAAAATGGGGCAGCTGGCAGCGCGTATTGGGTAGCCTTGCAGATTTCCCAGGCTACCTACTTCATGAAAGAGATAGTCTTGGGAAAACCTGGGCAGGTGACAACCCTAGGCCAATCACTTCTGCACTGCCCAAATCAGAACGGTAGCATTTTCCACTGGTGAAATGGCTGCACCAGGTACTGCTCAACAGAGACTTGGGTCCATAAAAGGTCTCCTTTCATTGCTACCTTGGACCTTGACCAGCCATTTGCACCATTTAAAATGCTACCAAACCAGAATTTGCACTGGGGTAAATGACTATGTAAGGGGTGGGGGTACAAAGCAGAGGAGGATCAGGCCAGGCTCTCCTGCATCTAGCAAACTCATCATGTTAACCCTGGAACCTAATGATGGTAACACAAATTTGCACTCTGCAACCACTATTACAGGGACAAGCTGGCAGCAGGCACAGAGCTGCAACCCAAGCCCCATCAGAAGGGAGGGCCCTTCACATCATAGCAACACCCTCACCATCCACTCCCCAGGGGCCCTTCTGAGACACACCCTAGCTCCCCACAGGGCGCATGCGCAGGAAGACCCTAAGGCCACAGGGACAGCGCATGCAGAATCACATGGGCCCGGAAGGGCGTCGTCCTGTTTTGGCGCATGCGCAGTGAGAGCGGGCAGGCTGAAGAGCATGCGTAGAGTGGGCCCccccaagttttttttttaaagggcggAGTCTTCTATGCGTGTGTCTGCTCCGCCTCTTGCCCTTCCGCATGCGCACTGGCAAGGATAAACCCGGCTGCGGCTCACCGTCACCGCGCACTTTTACCTCATCCTGGCCCCGCCCTTTTGTTGCGCGTGCGCAGTGTGGGTGCGAAGGGCGGAGAAGAAAGGGGCGGGTCAATGGGAGGCGGAGTCTTCCCTCGCCCTCCGCCCCCCTTCTCGCACTCTGGGGTCATGCGCAGTATGGCTGCCCCGCCTCGTCCCCGGAGGGGCGGAGCTTCCTTTTAGCCGCGCCCTCCGCCCACCTGCGCGCGTCGCGTTCGGAAGCGCCGTTGTAGCGAGGCGAGCTTGAGCGGGCGCATGCGCAGTGCGGTGAGCGGGCTTGTCGGGCTGAGACTCCTGACAGGTGCGAAGTGGGGTCGGCGTCCCTGCGGGGAGTTTGTGAGGGAGGCGGCTCGGTCCCTGAGGGGGAGAACGCGGGGGGGCGGGGTGTccgtgggaggggtgtggggtggccaCTGAGGCAGGAGGCTCGGTCCCTGAGGGGGCGGGGTGTccgtgggaggggtgtggggtggccaCTGAGGCAGGGTGGccttgggagaagggaaggaagggaTGGGACGGTGGTTGGCCCTGGGGTTTCTGGATTGATAGAagcagagtgggggggggtgtcctgcctgggggtggggaggtttgGCTCTTTTTGGTGTGGGGGGGATTATTTCTCTGGGTTGAGGGGGTGGAGTGCCTCAGTGGGGGGGAGCGCAGGTGGAGGAGGCATTTTTTGCGGGAGGGAGCGTTTGAGGAGGGTTTTGTCCCTCGGTGTGGATAGGGGAGATGTATACCTCCTAGATGAAGCGCAGCTTTcagtgaaggagggaggggatcaGACAGGCAGGTCTGGAAATCCTATCTGATCACGAGCCGTGCTCTTCCCAACTTTCATTCTAGGGCAGTCAGCAACTCTTCATCTCTTGCCATGGGGTGTCTGTTCTCTCTCGGTGGTAATGTGTCTTCCAGGCAGAGAAGAGAGAATGATGAGGACTTACTAGATAGCAGAGATCGTGAGGAAGACATTGCCAAGTTTCCATATGTTGAGTTCACAGGTCGGGACAGCATCACCTGCCCAACTTGCCAAGGCACTGGCTGTATTCCCACAGGTAAACCTATCTGTATTGAAACTTaaatcccaaagcattttacacaCGGGCTAGAAACCTTCCTTATTTAGGTAAAACTCTTATCTCAGGATCTGTTTCAAAAATTGCCTCTTTGATTTACAAATCTCTTCTGAAGTGTAATTGCTTGTTTCTCTTTCTGCTACTGTTTTAGTTTCTCCTGTTGTATAGAAAAAGTTATTGAGTGAACTTTTTGTGTAGAAAATAGTGTGCAGTGAATTTGGTTTATACTCATATATCTCCTAACAAGTTCTCTCTTCAAAGCCTGGTCACTTCCCAAGACCAAAGCTCCTAAATAGTGTTTGAGAATCTTAAGGCACTGGCCTAAGAAGAAAAGGTTACTTGGACTAGATAGTCTCATTGTGGGGCCATCTGTCCCACGGTGTTCTTTCACTGTTAAGTCAAGGAAGCAATGAGACTGTTTATCCAAACCCAGCCAGTTGATAGCAGTGATATTTGTATTGTCTGCTACAGTCTAGAAAAGAATGTTTCTTCTCATGTTGAGGGAGCACGATATTAAAATGCATACCCAGAAACCCTTGGCAGCTTTTAGTCATTTCCAGTGCCCTCAGTTTTAGGGAGCTTAGAGCATAAGGACCTTGCAAATGGATGGAATTGACAAAGCGTTTTCCTTTTGTCTTCTAGAGCAGGTGAATGAGTTGGTGGCGCTAATACCATACAGTGACCAGAGGCTTCGTCCCCAGAGAACGTAAGTTCAGAGTAAAAGAGTCTAATGCATGTCCACTAATCTTTCTCATGAAGAATAAATGTGGCTGCTCCTCATTTGGTGGCTGGTTGTGCTGCCACAACTAAATATTGCACTGACTCTGCAtttccttctgtgctgccttccatGCTTTAGTTTAATCTAAGGTAATGCCATCAAACACTTCTTTAGCTGTaactaaatatttcccattaACTCTCACTCTTGGGGTGTGCATGAAAACCCCATAGCTTCATGCCTTTTACAATCTTAAAAGAAACTCTGGCTTATCAACATCAAAAGCACCAGACTGAAAACATTAAAGGGGGGAAATGACTCTGAGTGCCATGTTTACATTTTTTGGTATACTCAATCCCTTTCTTTTTGGTAAAATGTTTCCAGTTTTTTATTTGAGCCATTTAGACACATTATCCAATTTAATCTTATTTGTGTAAGAGTAGCACTTCTTATTTGTGATGTTTGTCCAGGGAAGCACAGGTGCATTGTCTGATAGCTGGGGGGAGTGGTTTATGTATAGCACTTGATATTTTTTCAGGGAATCCTTTTTTactttcagtcttttttttttttcttctcctggtCTTTAGAGAGTTTTGGTACTGCTGGAACTTCATTAGTAACAGCTGGTGATCTAGTCAAagtgttggcaacctctggcacacggctcgccagggtaagcaccctggtgagccAGGCCACTTTGTCTGTCTGCTGCATCGGcaagttcagctgatcgcagctcctactgaccgcggttcaccatcccaggccaatggggtggcgggaagccacggccagcacttCCCGCCGCCCCGATTGGCttggaacggtgaaccacggccagcggGAGCTGCGGTCCACtcaacctgccgatgcggcaggtaaacaaactggcctggcccgccagggtgcttaccctggtgagccgcatgccagaggttgctgacccctgatctagtctctCATTGTATGGGAGGACACCATGGCCATTGGCTTTAAATAAGCAAGCCAGGACTtgatgagaaagagagaggttgGTCCGATGGTTTGGGCACTAACCTAGGACTTGGGAGGACTGTGTTCATTTTCCTGTTCTGCCACAAATGTTCTGTTTGactttgggcatgtcacttagcaTCTCCGTGCCTTGGTTCTCCACATGGAAATGATAGCCCTGTACTATTTTACATCTTataggggtgctgtgaggataaatacgttaaagattgtgaggtgtgcTGATGCTACGGTTTTGGGGACCATACAAGTAGCTCAGATCTGTGGTTTCCTCAGGGCTGCTTCAGAGACTTACTGGGTTACTGAGTCCCTCTGTGTCTTGGTTCATGCAtacataaaatggggataatatgctTCCTACCTTCCACGGAACCTTTTAAAATCAGTTCATGTTTGTAAATTGAGACTCCAGTCACAAGTGCGGTATTAGGGCAAAGTGGGTGAAATGTTCATGTCTGTTGCAGGAAGCTCTATGtgctgctgtctgtgctgctCTGCCTTCTGATATCAGGGCTGGTGATTTTCTTCCTGTTTCCACACTCGGTCCTTGTGGATGATGAGGGCATCAAAGGGGTTCAAGTTTGGTTCGACCAGAAAAACTCCATTGTCATTCTTGCAATCACGGTAAAGCTCTATCTAATCCTTTGCCTGAGTGCATTTGCTGCTGGACTCTGGAGGACTTGGATTCTgatgtcttctctctctcttgataCAGACCACCCTGAGGATCAGAAACTCCAATTTCTATTCAGTTGCAGTAACCAGCCTAGCCAGCCAGGTGCAGTACATGAACACTGTGGTTGGAACCCAACAGATTACCAATGTGTCCCGCATCCAGCCGCTGAGCGACAAACTGGTATTACAGCATTTCTTGAGTATTAAACCATACCCTACTGCTGGTGATACTG
Encoded proteins:
- the TMEM106C gene encoding transmembrane protein 106C; the protein is MGCLFSLGGNVSSRQRRENDEDLLDSRDREEDIAKFPYVEFTGRDSITCPTCQGTGCIPTEQVNELVALIPYSDQRLRPQRTKLYVLLSVLLCLLISGLVIFFLFPHSVLVDDEGIKGVQVWFDQKNSIVILAITTTLRIRNSNFYSVAVTSLASQVQYMNTVVGTQQITNVSRIQPLSDKLVNFTVKSEMGGPFSYVYFFCTLPKVTVHNIVIFMRTSVKISYIGHVTQSSLETYHYVDCGANSTAVQDPRPVSTPPTLDSVTKERRIL